In Woeseia oceani, one DNA window encodes the following:
- a CDS encoding peroxidase-related enzyme (This protein belongs to a clade of uncharacterized proteins related to peroxidases such as the alkylhydroperoxidase AhpD.), which yields MAWIDEVSIDDADDKLGRIYAALIEQRGKISNIMQVQSLNPEAMQNHLDLYMTIMFGKSGLSRAEREAIAVVVSASNECAYCVQHHAEALRRYVKDDDTVQALCSADNLDSLEPRLGNIAMHAEKLTTAPGAMTDSDLHDLRAVGLSDRDILDLTLIVGYFNFVNRIALGLGVAYSADELSGYRDDA from the coding sequence ATGGCATGGATCGACGAAGTCAGTATCGACGACGCCGACGACAAGCTCGGCCGAATCTATGCCGCACTTATCGAACAACGCGGCAAAATATCCAACATCATGCAGGTGCAAAGCCTCAACCCTGAGGCAATGCAGAACCATCTCGATTTATACATGACTATCATGTTCGGCAAGTCCGGGCTGTCGCGCGCCGAACGCGAGGCGATTGCGGTCGTCGTATCCGCCAGCAATGAGTGCGCTTATTGTGTACAGCACCATGCCGAGGCATTGCGGCGCTACGTGAAAGACGACGATACCGTGCAGGCCTTGTGCTCGGCCGACAATCTGGATTCGCTGGAGCCACGGCTGGGCAATATCGCCATGCACGCCGAAAAACTCACCACGGCGCCGGGCGCCATGACCGACAGCGATTTGCACGACTTGCGCGCGGTTGGCTTGAGCGACCGTGACATTCTCGATCTCACTCTGATCGTGGGTTATTTCAATTTCGTCAATCGCATAGCGCTCGGATTGGGGGTCGCTTACTCCGCCGACGAACTGTCAGGTTACCGGGACGACGCCTGA
- the hemF gene encoding oxygen-dependent coproporphyrinogen oxidase, with the protein MNQTAPDQDAVKTYLQGLQQSICAALEVTDGSGRFQHDSWQRQGGGGGESRVLTQGDVFEQAGVGFSHVYGDTMPPSATKSRPELAGRAFTAMGVSLVLHPENPYVPTTHANFRFFTTVADDGPPVWWFGGGFDLTPYYPFHEDVLHWHRTARDACQPFGDDYYPRYKKWCDEYFFLKHRNETRGVGGLFFDDLNEPGFERSFEFVRTIGDRFLAAYLPIVAARKDAEFGEREREFQLYRRGRYVEFNLIYDRGTLFGLQSGGRTESILMSLPPRVRWEYDWSPESGSLEERLYTDYLRPRDWLAEEDRKER; encoded by the coding sequence ATGAACCAGACAGCACCCGATCAAGACGCCGTAAAGACCTACCTGCAAGGCTTGCAACAGAGCATTTGCGCCGCGCTGGAAGTAACCGATGGCAGCGGCCGGTTTCAACACGACAGCTGGCAACGCCAGGGTGGCGGTGGTGGTGAAAGCCGGGTGCTAACACAGGGCGACGTGTTCGAGCAAGCCGGCGTCGGCTTCTCGCACGTCTACGGCGACACCATGCCGCCGTCCGCGACCAAGAGTCGGCCCGAACTGGCCGGCCGTGCCTTCACGGCGATGGGCGTGTCACTGGTCCTGCACCCGGAAAACCCCTACGTCCCGACCACGCACGCCAACTTCCGCTTCTTTACAACCGTCGCGGATGACGGACCGCCGGTCTGGTGGTTCGGCGGCGGCTTCGATCTGACACCTTATTATCCGTTTCACGAAGACGTGCTGCATTGGCACCGCACAGCGCGAGATGCCTGTCAGCCGTTCGGCGATGATTACTACCCCCGCTACAAAAAGTGGTGCGACGAGTACTTCTTTTTAAAGCACCGTAATGAAACGCGTGGCGTCGGCGGGCTGTTCTTCGACGATCTTAACGAACCGGGTTTCGAGCGTTCTTTTGAATTCGTGCGCACAATTGGCGACCGCTTCCTTGCGGCCTACCTGCCTATCGTAGCGGCTCGCAAGGATGCGGAGTTCGGCGAGCGAGAACGCGAATTTCAGTTGTACCGGCGTGGTCGTTACGTTGAGTTCAACCTCATTTATGACCGCGGCACTCTGTTCGGCTTACAGTCTGGCGGGCGCACGGAGTCCATCCTGATGTCCCTGCCACCGCGGGTACGCTGGGAATACGACTGGTCCCCGGAGAGTGGCTCGCTCGAAGAGCGTTTGTACACCGACTACCTGCGACCCCGCGACTGGCTTGCGGAAGAAGATCGGAAGGAGCGCTGA
- a CDS encoding L-threonylcarbamoyladenylate synthase yields MMPLRWAGRLVRAGGVVAYPTEGVFGIGCRPDDAAAVMRILEIKQRDPLQGLLLIGASLEQFDGWIDLPANAPDLRCSAERPVTWVVPATDAVPVWIKGRHESVAIRITAHPVAAALCQIVGMPIVSTSANISGRPPARTSYILHKQFGPLVDAIVPGRCGPAIGSSEIRDLCSGRIVRAATQ; encoded by the coding sequence ATGATGCCGCTGCGCTGGGCCGGCCGACTCGTCCGCGCAGGCGGCGTCGTTGCTTACCCGACCGAAGGAGTCTTCGGCATAGGCTGCCGGCCGGACGACGCCGCTGCTGTCATGCGCATCCTCGAGATCAAGCAGCGCGATCCACTCCAGGGCCTGTTGCTGATCGGTGCGTCTTTGGAACAATTCGACGGCTGGATCGACTTGCCCGCGAACGCACCGGATCTTCGATGCAGCGCTGAACGACCGGTAACCTGGGTAGTGCCGGCAACGGATGCGGTGCCGGTTTGGATAAAAGGCCGGCATGAGAGCGTGGCCATCAGGATTACAGCGCACCCCGTGGCCGCTGCACTCTGCCAGATCGTGGGCATGCCGATCGTCTCAACCAGCGCGAATATCAGCGGCAGACCACCTGCCCGGACCTCTTATATACTTCACAAGCAATTCGGCCCGCTGGTCGACGCCATCGTGCCGGGTCGCTGCGGTCCTGCCATTGGATCGTCGGAAATTCGCGACCTCTGCAGCGGCCGGATCGTCAGAGCAGCCACACAATGA